The genomic stretch GGTTATGTTCCATAAATGATGATGCCAGATCTGCCCCGGCGAACAGCACCATATCCTTTCCCTGCTTTGCTTTTTCGTTTTCTATGGCTTCAACCAGGTTTTTGTTTACCACTCTTGCATTCATTTTTGCTTCCCGTAGTGTGGTGGAGCATACAATTTTTGGGGTTTTGTTCATGATATCGGCAAACTCCCCTTGCTTTTGGGGCCAATAATCAAGCATTAGCTCGTACGATTTTCTACCGTAGATGAAGGTGTCCACAGTTTCCATAAAGTCCATCATATAGGTCTGCATCTCATCATTCCAAACATGCCATTCAATGTCATTGTCCATGCCTTCGATATAACCGTCAACGGATATCAACATTGATAATATGACTTGTCTCATCCTTTTCTTTTTGATTAATATTCAATGGGTTATCAAATATAAAAGTACCAATCCGTACTTTGGGGGTATAATTACGTCAATATGGCGGGTTGATTGCGACAGTGCTTTACCATATCTTTGAATGTATACCAATCCATTGATTTTCAGAAAATGAAACATATCTCGATTCTTGTTCCCGAAGGCGATTCGAGCCTGAGCAATTTGGAGGCTACCTTTAAAATGTTCAACATGACCAATGATGCCCTTAAAAGGTCGGGCAAGGGCCCCTTGTTCTCCACCCATCTTGTTGGCACGCACCACAGCTCAAGGTTGAGCAATGGTATGTTCAGCATTATACCCGATTCAACGATTGGTGAGATAGATAGGACGGACCTGATCATTATCCCGGCCATACATGGCGACTACAACGAGGTGGTGTCCAAAAACAGCGCATTTATTCCTTGGATCAAAGAACAGTATGGCAAAGGTGCCGAAGTGGCAAGTTTATGCATCGGTGCGTTTATATTGGCCGGCACTGGCCTGTTGGATGGAAGGGAATGTGCCACCCACTGGTTGGCTGCAAGCGAGTTTAGGGAAATGTACCCGCAAGTGAACTTGATAGATGACAAGATCATAACCGACGAGAACGGATTGTATACGAGTGGAGGTGCATATTCCTCCTTGAACCTTAACCTTTATTTGGTGGAAAAATTCGCAGGCCGCGAAATGGCCGTGCTCTCTTCAAAAATTTTTGAAATTGATATCAGCCGGATGAGCCAATCGCCCTTCATTATCTTCAAGGGCCAAAAATCGCACAACGACAAAGAGGTGCTCAAGGCACAGGAGTTTATAGAACAGAACTATCCCGAAAAAATTACCGTGGACGAACTTTCGGAGAAAGTCGCCCTGAGCCGAAGAACTTTTGAGAGACGTTTTAAAAAAGCTACATCGAACACAGTTATTGAATACCTGCAGCGGGTTAAAATCGAAGCGGCCAAGAAAGAACTTGAAAAAGGGAGAAAAACGGTCAATGAAGTAATGTACGAGGTCGGTTACAACGACCCGAAGGCCTTTAGGGATGTTTTTAAGAAACATACACGGCTGACCCCCTTGGAATACCTGAACAAGTATAGCAGAATCCATTCCATCTAGCTATGGAAACCCGTTAAACTTTAACTGTAAGCGGTAAAATGTTGACCTTATTAAAGCTGCTCTTTTTCTCCATTATTTTTTTTGGTAACTTTTTAGTTCAATCGATTTTGGCCTTTTTGCCCATATGACAATAGAACACTTTTATGGAACTTCCCACTTTTTCCACATACAGACCAACTGCCCCTTTGCTGATATGGGACGGGCAATGTGGGTTTTGCAAGTATTGGGTGACCCGATTAAAGCATCTTACGGGAAGTTCGGTCCTCTACGCCCCCTACCAAGAAATTCATCAAGGCATCAAAGAAATATCTGAAAAGAAGTTCCAAAAGGCCATACGCTTAATAGACACCAATGGTAAAATTTATAGCGGGGCAGGTGCGGCCTATAAAACGTTGGAAAAAAAGCCCACATGGGCCTTTCTCATTTCTTGGTACACTACATATCCCTTTTTTAGGGCAATCAGTGATATTGTGTATCGGTTTGTTTCAAATCACCGCTCTTCCTTATTCAAAGTGAGCAAATTTCTATTTGGTGAAAATCCTATCAAACTTCATCATTATTGGATATGTTATCTTGGCATACTCTTGCTTGTTGTTATACTTCTGCTGAATTCGATTCTTACATAAATATTGATTTGTAACGCTCTTCAAGGTTAAAAGTCCAACCAAAATTCTTGTGATAGCGATAATTTTTGTTCCTATCAAGGCAATTTTTTTGACTTGCCACAATTAGTTTTTAAAAAACAATGATTGTTGAATCATCTAGAAGCGTTGCCATTTACACAAACTATCTCAAATTATTAAAGGGCAAGTAACATGGAACATCGCTTTTTAAAAAAAATTAAAATGGAAAAGAAAGGTAAAAAAACAGACTGGGAGGCGAAAGACAGTGCACCGATGCCGACAAAAGGGAGAAAAGGTGCCAATTTTAGAAACCAGACCACAAACAGTCAAAAGAACAGGTTTCCCTGGGTGATAATTGTTTCCATTTTGGTGATACTGGGCATTATCGCTTTTATTTTACTCTTTGTTGAAGGTGTAGCCACAAATTAGCAATTTTAAGAGCGAGACATTTACTGAACTCAAGAGCTTTTGGATGGTTTTAAATGAATTCAAACCTTATCAATCCCTTTAAAATTTAAATTGTTCTTGACTTACCTTTTCACTTAATAATTCTTCTTTTGAGTTGTCTTGGTCAACAAAAGACAAGGGCCGGAATCATTCTTCCAGCCCCTATCGATCAAAACCACACCCAACATCAATGGTTCAATGTTATTTCAA from Flagellimonas oceani encodes the following:
- a CDS encoding dihydrofolate reductase family protein, producing MRQVILSMLISVDGYIEGMDNDIEWHVWNDEMQTYMMDFMETVDTFIYGRKSYELMLDYWPQKQGEFADIMNKTPKIVCSTTLREAKMNARVVNKNLVEAIENEKAKQGKDMVLFAGADLASSFMEHNLIDEYRLIVNPVVLGKGTPLFQNQKQQQLKLVGAKAFACGNVLLTYKPK
- a CDS encoding GlxA family transcriptional regulator → MKHISILVPEGDSSLSNLEATFKMFNMTNDALKRSGKGPLFSTHLVGTHHSSRLSNGMFSIIPDSTIGEIDRTDLIIIPAIHGDYNEVVSKNSAFIPWIKEQYGKGAEVASLCIGAFILAGTGLLDGRECATHWLAASEFREMYPQVNLIDDKIITDENGLYTSGGAYSSLNLNLYLVEKFAGREMAVLSSKIFEIDISRMSQSPFIIFKGQKSHNDKEVLKAQEFIEQNYPEKITVDELSEKVALSRRTFERRFKKATSNTVIEYLQRVKIEAAKKELEKGRKTVNEVMYEVGYNDPKAFRDVFKKHTRLTPLEYLNKYSRIHSI
- a CDS encoding thiol-disulfide oxidoreductase DCC family protein, whose amino-acid sequence is MELPTFSTYRPTAPLLIWDGQCGFCKYWVTRLKHLTGSSVLYAPYQEIHQGIKEISEKKFQKAIRLIDTNGKIYSGAGAAYKTLEKKPTWAFLISWYTTYPFFRAISDIVYRFVSNHRSSLFKVSKFLFGENPIKLHHYWICYLGILLLVVILLLNSILT